A window of Argopecten irradians isolate NY chromosome 1, Ai_NY, whole genome shotgun sequence contains these coding sequences:
- the LOC138335586 gene encoding L-sorbose 1-dehydrogenase-like isoform X1 has product MPLIHTLSVLAVIACILALYYGTRYNGQRTKRKPKESYDYIIVGGGTAGSVLGSRLSEDSDVTVAIFEAGGIADDNPLVSTPYYFLTLQGTDLDWQFYTTPQQNALFGMNDQVGYVPRGKLLGGSSNLNAMAYNRGGRQMYDRWAADGCDGWGYDDVLPYFLKSEDIQIASLENSKYHLRDGPLPISEVRVTPLVDLYADAWEEIGGKVNPDNSGPNIEGFCSMQANIKDGQRYGTSRAFLLPVMHRPNLEVHVHCHVTKVLIEDGRAVGVEVAHNKHRRIVKANKEVILSAGAVQSPQILMLSGVGPSDHLKDMGIPVVADLPVGENLHDHLMFVFRQLTNTSFSTTEKEAGSVMERLRYELLGKGPLSYGGPEASAFFHSDTSIGETGQQPADLQISFYSKSISSSGQNMGIFNFRDEVHNPIPDGKRSFSFGLILLQPKSKGTIRLRSKNPFDHPLINPNYLAESEDVDTYLKGIRLCERLANTRTMAAIGAKASDAWHPNFCKEHTPGSDDYWRCLVRHLASTLYHQASTCRMGSSDDPTAVVDPYMRVKGVSGLRVVDASVIRDLYSGSPHAQVIMIAEKAADIIRNVDTVGNLRQRTRNI; this is encoded by the exons ATGCCACTCATACATACACTGTCGGTTTTAGCTGTCATTGCGTGTATTTTAGCCCTGTATTACGGAACTCGGTATAATGGTCAACGTACAAAGAGGAAACCAAAGGAATCGTATGATTATATTATCG TTGGCGGAGGCACTGCAGGGTCAGTTCTTGGAAGTCGTCTGTCTGAGGATAGTGACGTCACCGTAGCCATTTTTGAAGCGGGAGGAATAGCAGATGATAACCCGCTGGTCTCCACCCCGTATTACTTCCTTACATTACAGGGGACAGATCTGGATTGGCAGTTCTACACTACTCCCCAACAAAACGCTTTGTTTGGCATGAACGACCAG GTAGGGTATGTACCACGTGGGAAGCTGCTAGGCGGATCCAGTAACCTGAACGCCATGGCGTATAACCGTGGAGGTCGCCAAATGTACGATAGATGGGCGGCAGATGGATGTGATGGGTGGGGCTATGACGACGTGCTCCCATATTTCCTCAAGTCAGAAGATATTCAGATTGCTAGCTTGGAAAACTCGA AGTATCACTTACGTGATGGTCCACTCCCGATCTCGGAGGTCAGGGTCACTCCACTGGTTGACCTGTATGCTGATGCCTGGGAGGAAATAGGTGGAAAGGTTAATCCGGATAACAGTGGACCGAACATAGAAG GGTTTTGCTCAATGCAGGCCAATATAAAAGACGGACAACGCTACGGCACATCACGTGCTTTCCTACTTCCGGTTATGCATCGTCCAAACTTAGAAGTTCATGTCCACTGTCATGTTACAAAA GTTTTGATAGAAGACGGGCGAGCTGTGGGTGTAGAAGTAGCACACAACAAGCACAGGAGAATTGTAAAAGCCAATAAGGAGGTAATCCTGTCGGCAGGAGCTGTACAGTCGCCTCAAATCCTAATGCTGTCAGGTGTAGGACCATCAGATCATCTCAAGGACATGGGC ATTCCTGTTGTTGCTGACCTTCCTGTCGGAGAAAACCTGCACGACCATTTGATGTTTGTGTTCCGGCAACTAACCAACACCTCGTTTTCTACAACAGAGAAGGAGGCTGGGTCTGTCATGGAAAGGCTGCGGTATGAACTACTCGGAAAAG GACCGCTGTCATATGGGGGACCAGAGGCATCAGCATTTTTCCATAGCGACACATCGATTGGAGAAACCGGACAACAACCAGCAGATCTCCAGATCTCATTCTACAGCAAGTCTATTTCTTCATCAGGGCAAAACATGGGAATATTTAATTTTAGGGATGAG GTGCACAATCCTATACCAGATGGCAAGCGAAGTTTTTCATTTGGATTAATTCTGCTTCAGCCTAAAAGCAAAGGCACCATTCGGCTTCGTTCAAAAAACCCATTTGATCACCCGCTCATTAATCCAAATTATCTAGCAGAATCGGAAGATGTAGACACGTATTTAAAAG GTATTCGTCTTTGTGAAAGATTAGCTAATACACGAACCATGGCAGCAATAGGAGCCAAAGCTTCAGATGCCTGGCATCCTAATTTCTGTAAAGAACATACCCCCGGAAGTGACGATTATTGGAGATGTTTGGTGCGCCATCTAGCGTCAACTCTTTATCACCAGGCATCAACCTGTCGGATGGGATCTTCAGACGATCCAACAGCTGTCGTCGATCCATACATGAG GGTAAAGGGTGTGTCAGGACTAAGAGTTGTAGATGCTTCTGTCATCCGCGACCTTTACTCCGGTTCTCCGCACGCGCAAGTTATCATGATAGCGGAGAAGGCTGCTGATATCATTAGAAATGTGGATACGGTTGGAAACTTAAGACAGAGGACAAGGAATATATGA
- the LOC138335586 gene encoding glucose dehydrogenase [FAD, quinone]-like isoform X2, which translates to MVNVQRGNQRNRMIILSVGYVPRGKLLGGSSNLNAMAYNRGGRQMYDRWAADGCDGWGYDDVLPYFLKSEDIQIASLENSKYHLRDGPLPISEVRVTPLVDLYADAWEEIGGKVNPDNSGPNIEGFCSMQANIKDGQRYGTSRAFLLPVMHRPNLEVHVHCHVTKVLIEDGRAVGVEVAHNKHRRIVKANKEVILSAGAVQSPQILMLSGVGPSDHLKDMGIPVVADLPVGENLHDHLMFVFRQLTNTSFSTTEKEAGSVMERLRYELLGKGPLSYGGPEASAFFHSDTSIGETGQQPADLQISFYSKSISSSGQNMGIFNFRDEVHNPIPDGKRSFSFGLILLQPKSKGTIRLRSKNPFDHPLINPNYLAESEDVDTYLKGIRLCERLANTRTMAAIGAKASDAWHPNFCKEHTPGSDDYWRCLVRHLASTLYHQASTCRMGSSDDPTAVVDPYMRVKGVSGLRVVDASVIRDLYSGSPHAQVIMIAEKAADIIRNVDTVGNLRQRTRNI; encoded by the exons ATGGTCAACGTACAAAGAGGAAACCAAAGGAATCGTATGATTATATTATCG GTAGGGTATGTACCACGTGGGAAGCTGCTAGGCGGATCCAGTAACCTGAACGCCATGGCGTATAACCGTGGAGGTCGCCAAATGTACGATAGATGGGCGGCAGATGGATGTGATGGGTGGGGCTATGACGACGTGCTCCCATATTTCCTCAAGTCAGAAGATATTCAGATTGCTAGCTTGGAAAACTCGA AGTATCACTTACGTGATGGTCCACTCCCGATCTCGGAGGTCAGGGTCACTCCACTGGTTGACCTGTATGCTGATGCCTGGGAGGAAATAGGTGGAAAGGTTAATCCGGATAACAGTGGACCGAACATAGAAG GGTTTTGCTCAATGCAGGCCAATATAAAAGACGGACAACGCTACGGCACATCACGTGCTTTCCTACTTCCGGTTATGCATCGTCCAAACTTAGAAGTTCATGTCCACTGTCATGTTACAAAA GTTTTGATAGAAGACGGGCGAGCTGTGGGTGTAGAAGTAGCACACAACAAGCACAGGAGAATTGTAAAAGCCAATAAGGAGGTAATCCTGTCGGCAGGAGCTGTACAGTCGCCTCAAATCCTAATGCTGTCAGGTGTAGGACCATCAGATCATCTCAAGGACATGGGC ATTCCTGTTGTTGCTGACCTTCCTGTCGGAGAAAACCTGCACGACCATTTGATGTTTGTGTTCCGGCAACTAACCAACACCTCGTTTTCTACAACAGAGAAGGAGGCTGGGTCTGTCATGGAAAGGCTGCGGTATGAACTACTCGGAAAAG GACCGCTGTCATATGGGGGACCAGAGGCATCAGCATTTTTCCATAGCGACACATCGATTGGAGAAACCGGACAACAACCAGCAGATCTCCAGATCTCATTCTACAGCAAGTCTATTTCTTCATCAGGGCAAAACATGGGAATATTTAATTTTAGGGATGAG GTGCACAATCCTATACCAGATGGCAAGCGAAGTTTTTCATTTGGATTAATTCTGCTTCAGCCTAAAAGCAAAGGCACCATTCGGCTTCGTTCAAAAAACCCATTTGATCACCCGCTCATTAATCCAAATTATCTAGCAGAATCGGAAGATGTAGACACGTATTTAAAAG GTATTCGTCTTTGTGAAAGATTAGCTAATACACGAACCATGGCAGCAATAGGAGCCAAAGCTTCAGATGCCTGGCATCCTAATTTCTGTAAAGAACATACCCCCGGAAGTGACGATTATTGGAGATGTTTGGTGCGCCATCTAGCGTCAACTCTTTATCACCAGGCATCAACCTGTCGGATGGGATCTTCAGACGATCCAACAGCTGTCGTCGATCCATACATGAG GGTAAAGGGTGTGTCAGGACTAAGAGTTGTAGATGCTTCTGTCATCCGCGACCTTTACTCCGGTTCTCCGCACGCGCAAGTTATCATGATAGCGGAGAAGGCTGCTGATATCATTAGAAATGTGGATACGGTTGGAAACTTAAGACAGAGGACAAGGAATATATGA